One Falsihalocynthiibacter arcticus DNA segment encodes these proteins:
- a CDS encoding DUF4174 domain-containing protein, which yields MKILTLVFLAVAGVFSSALAQDVRPFEPIDAQDTTLEDLKWVSRPILLFAMRPDDPQIVRQLEMLQEQWPALVARDVVVVVDTDPTAESDVRIAIRPHGFMMVLMDKDGTIAQRKPHPWSARELIRAIDKMPLRLEEEKERRVVNPRALQ from the coding sequence ATGAAAATTTTAACTTTAGTTTTCCTTGCAGTAGCGGGGGTTTTTTCTTCGGCTTTAGCCCAAGACGTACGGCCTTTTGAACCCATTGACGCACAGGATACGACGCTGGAAGACCTAAAATGGGTTTCGCGTCCAATTTTGCTCTTTGCAATGCGTCCCGATGATCCACAAATTGTGCGCCAACTGGAAATGCTGCAAGAGCAGTGGCCAGCCCTTGTTGCCCGCGATGTAGTGGTGGTGGTCGACACCGATCCCACGGCAGAAAGTGATGTACGTATAGCCATCCGTCCCCACGGGTTTATGATGGTTCTGATGGACAAAGATGGCACGATTGCACAACGCAAACCCCATCCGTGGAGTGCACGAGAATTGATCCGTGCAATCGATAAAATGCCCCTACGCCTAGAAGAAGAAAAAGAACGTCGTGTCGTTAATCCTCGAGCTTTGCAGTAA
- a CDS encoding acetyl-CoA carboxylase biotin carboxylase subunit → MFKKILIANRGEIACRVIKTAQKMGIKTVAIYSDADRRALHVQMADEAIHIGPAPANQSYIVIENVLRAVKESGADAVHPGYGFLSENKLFAQALADIGVAFIGPPVNAIESMGDKITSKKIAQEAGVSTVPGYMGVIADADEAVKISNQVGYPVMLKASAGGGGKGMRIAWNDQEAREGFQSSKNEAANSFGDDRIFIEKFVTQPRHIEIQVLADSHGNAIYLNERECSIQRRNQKVIEEAPSPFLDEATRKAMGEQSVALAQAVGYASAGTVEFIVDGASKFYFLEMNTRLQVEHPVTELITGVDLVEQMIRVAFGEVLQIKQDDVQRNGWAIESRLYAEDPYRNFLPAIGRLTRYRPPEETVSDIVVVRNDTGVYEGGEISMYYDPMIAKLCTWAPTRETAIEAMRVALDSFEVEGIGHNLPFLSAVMDHPRFASGNITTAFIEEEYPDGFDGVSLSEDALRRIAAATCAMYRVSEIRRARVSGRMDNHERKVGTEWVVALQDQAFPVSISADPKGANISFEDGETLRVVSDWVPGDRLARLQISGVDLVLKVDKITSGFRIRSRGADIKVRVRTPRQAELAHLMPEKVAPDTSRLLLCPMPGLIVNVNVAVGDTVHEGQALCTVEAMKMENILRAEKASTVAKINAQAGDSLAVDDVIMEFE, encoded by the coding sequence ATGTTTAAAAAGATCCTCATTGCAAATCGCGGCGAAATTGCCTGTCGTGTTATTAAGACTGCCCAAAAAATGGGGATCAAAACCGTAGCGATTTATTCAGACGCGGATCGTCGGGCGCTGCATGTGCAAATGGCGGATGAGGCCATTCACATTGGGCCCGCGCCTGCGAACCAATCCTATATCGTCATCGAGAATGTTTTGCGCGCGGTGAAAGAATCTGGGGCGGACGCCGTTCATCCGGGCTATGGCTTCCTAAGCGAAAACAAACTTTTTGCTCAAGCGCTAGCCGATATTGGCGTGGCCTTTATTGGCCCACCTGTGAATGCAATCGAGAGCATGGGCGACAAAATCACCAGTAAGAAAATCGCTCAAGAAGCGGGGGTTTCGACGGTGCCTGGCTATATGGGGGTGATTGCGGACGCGGATGAAGCGGTTAAGATTTCCAATCAAGTCGGCTACCCCGTTATGCTTAAGGCGAGTGCGGGCGGTGGTGGTAAAGGCATGCGAATTGCATGGAATGACCAAGAGGCGCGCGAGGGGTTTCAATCCAGTAAAAACGAAGCCGCTAACAGTTTTGGCGATGACCGGATTTTTATCGAAAAGTTCGTGACCCAACCACGCCACATCGAAATTCAGGTGCTTGCGGATAGCCATGGCAATGCGATCTATTTGAACGAGCGCGAGTGCTCGATCCAGCGCCGCAATCAAAAAGTCATCGAAGAAGCGCCGAGTCCGTTTTTGGATGAAGCCACCCGCAAAGCGATGGGGGAGCAGTCTGTCGCTCTTGCGCAAGCGGTCGGGTATGCGAGCGCTGGGACCGTTGAATTTATTGTCGACGGAGCGAGTAAATTCTACTTCCTTGAGATGAACACCCGTCTGCAAGTCGAACATCCGGTAACGGAACTGATCACAGGCGTTGATCTTGTTGAGCAAATGATCCGCGTGGCCTTTGGCGAAGTGTTGCAGATCAAGCAAGACGATGTTCAGCGCAACGGGTGGGCCATCGAAAGTCGCCTCTATGCCGAAGACCCCTACCGCAATTTCTTGCCCGCGATTGGCCGTTTGACACGGTATCGTCCGCCCGAGGAAACCGTGAGTGACATCGTTGTCGTTCGCAATGACACGGGCGTCTATGAGGGCGGCGAAATCAGCATGTATTACGACCCGATGATTGCCAAGCTTTGCACGTGGGCTCCAACGCGCGAAACGGCGATCGAGGCGATGCGGGTTGCCTTAGATAGTTTTGAAGTCGAAGGGATTGGCCATAACCTTCCGTTTCTATCCGCCGTCATGGATCACCCAAGGTTTGCGTCGGGGAACATCACAACAGCCTTCATCGAAGAGGAATATCCCGATGGTTTTGACGGGGTTTCCCTGTCAGAAGACGCCTTGCGCCGGATCGCAGCGGCGACTTGCGCGATGTATCGCGTATCTGAAATCCGTCGTGCGCGCGTCTCAGGACGGATGGATAATCACGAGCGTAAAGTCGGTACGGAATGGGTTGTTGCCCTTCAAGATCAAGCGTTTCCTGTCTCGATTTCAGCCGACCCAAAAGGTGCAAATATTTCGTTTGAAGATGGTGAAACTCTGCGCGTGGTAAGTGACTGGGTTCCAGGGGATCGTCTCGCAAGATTGCAAATCAGCGGCGTTGATTTAGTCCTTAAAGTGGACAAAATCACTTCTGGTTTTCGCATTCGTAGCCGCGGAGCGGACATCAAAGTTCGGGTTCGAACTCCGCGTCAGGCGGAACTCGCGCACCTTATGCCCGAGAAAGTCGCACCCGACACCTCACGCCTGTTGCTCTGCCCAATGCCGGGCTTGATTGTGAACGTGAATGTCGCCGTTGGAGATACCGTGCATGAGGGGCAGGCGCTTTGCACCGTTGAGGCGATGAAAATGGAAAATATCCTACGGGCGGAAAAAGCTTCGACGGTTGCAAAAATCAATGCACAAGCGGGCGATAGCCTTGCAGTTGACGACGTGATTATGGAGTTCGAATAA
- a CDS encoding DUF6497 family protein has product MKRLSVVLCGIGSAALADPIAVPSGQSIEFKQVIWAEAAETPNAIFRFVAPEITRDGTGIEYDTAAEDILFLCETFALPRVLAANVGGEVGLVISLSKQDLAFGEANPDILQFFENFVVRDATCDWGDV; this is encoded by the coding sequence ATGAAGCGGCTTTCCGTTGTCTTGTGCGGGATTGGGAGCGCGGCGTTGGCCGACCCTATTGCGGTGCCGTCGGGGCAATCCATTGAATTCAAACAGGTGATTTGGGCGGAGGCGGCAGAAACACCGAATGCAATTTTTCGGTTTGTCGCGCCAGAAATCACCCGCGACGGCACGGGTATTGAGTATGATACCGCGGCAGAAGATATTCTGTTTCTGTGTGAAACTTTTGCCCTGCCGCGCGTCTTGGCGGCGAATGTCGGGGGCGAAGTTGGTCTTGTCATTTCGCTTTCAAAACAGGACCTCGCATTTGGTGAGGCAAACCCAGATATCCTTCAGTTCTTTGAGAATTTTGTGGTCCGCGACGCCACTTGTGACTGGGGAGATGTCTGA
- a CDS encoding acyl-CoA carboxylase subunit beta has translation MKDVDTQLAERRDQAQLGGGQRRIDAQHGKGKLTARERVELLLDEGSFEEFDMFVAHRCTDFGMEKQRPAGDGVITGWGTINGRMVYVFSQDFTVFGGSLSETHAQKICKIMDMAMQNGAPIIGINDSGGARIQEGVASLAGYAEVFQRNIMASGVVPQISLIMGPCAGGAVYSPAMTDFIFMVKDTSYMFVTGPDVVKTVTNEVVTAEELGGASTHTKKSSVADGAFENDVESLTEVRRLVDFLPLNNRGKPPVRPFFDAPDRIEESLDTLIPENTNTPYNMKELIHKIGDEGDFYEIQEDFAKNIITGFIRLEGSTVGVVANQPMVLAGCLDIDSSRKAARFVRFCDAFEIPILTLVDVPGFLPGTSQEYGGVIKHGAKLLFAYGEATVPKVTVITRKAYGGAYDVMASKHLRGDFNYAWPTAEIAVMGAKGATEIIHRGDIGNDEKIAAHTADYEARFANPFVAAERGFIDEIIHPRSTRKRVARAFASLRNKKLENPWKKHDNIPL, from the coding sequence ATGAAAGATGTTGACACCCAGCTCGCTGAGCGCCGCGATCAAGCCCAACTGGGCGGCGGTCAGCGCCGCATAGATGCGCAACACGGCAAAGGGAAATTGACGGCGCGTGAACGTGTTGAGCTTCTGCTTGATGAGGGCAGCTTCGAAGAGTTCGACATGTTCGTCGCACATCGTTGCACCGATTTTGGTATGGAAAAACAGCGCCCGGCAGGCGATGGGGTTATTACCGGCTGGGGCACCATCAACGGCCGTATGGTCTATGTGTTCTCTCAGGATTTCACCGTTTTCGGAGGGTCACTTTCGGAAACCCACGCCCAAAAGATATGCAAGATCATGGATATGGCGATGCAAAATGGCGCGCCCATTATTGGCATTAACGACTCGGGCGGCGCACGGATTCAAGAAGGTGTTGCCAGTCTTGCAGGTTATGCCGAAGTGTTTCAGCGCAACATTATGGCCAGTGGTGTTGTGCCGCAAATTTCCCTGATTATGGGGCCATGTGCCGGTGGCGCGGTGTATTCACCTGCGATGACCGACTTTATCTTCATGGTCAAAGACACGTCTTATATGTTTGTGACGGGCCCTGACGTCGTGAAAACTGTGACCAACGAGGTTGTGACCGCCGAGGAGCTTGGCGGCGCGTCCACCCACACTAAGAAGTCCAGCGTTGCCGACGGCGCGTTTGAGAATGACGTCGAGTCCCTCACCGAGGTGCGCCGTCTTGTGGATTTCCTCCCCCTGAACAATCGTGGAAAGCCACCCGTGCGGCCATTTTTTGATGCGCCGGATCGGATCGAGGAAAGTCTCGATACGCTTATTCCTGAGAACACAAATACGCCCTACAATATGAAGGAGCTGATCCACAAAATCGGCGACGAGGGCGACTTTTATGAAATCCAAGAGGATTTCGCAAAGAACATCATCACTGGTTTTATTCGGCTCGAAGGTTCTACCGTCGGCGTCGTTGCGAACCAGCCGATGGTGCTGGCGGGCTGTCTTGACATTGATAGCTCTCGTAAGGCAGCCCGCTTTGTCCGTTTCTGTGACGCCTTTGAAATCCCGATCCTGACTTTGGTTGATGTACCCGGCTTCTTGCCTGGCACCAGCCAAGAGTACGGCGGTGTGATCAAACATGGCGCTAAATTGCTGTTTGCTTATGGTGAGGCGACCGTTCCCAAGGTGACCGTAATCACCCGCAAAGCCTATGGTGGCGCCTATGATGTGATGGCGAGTAAGCACCTGCGCGGCGATTTTAACTACGCATGGCCCACGGCCGAAATCGCGGTGATGGGGGCCAAAGGGGCAACTGAAATCATTCACCGTGGCGACATCGGCAATGATGAAAAAATCGCGGCCCACACGGCGGACTATGAGGCGCGTTTTGCCAATCCGTTTGTGGCCGCCGAGCGTGGTTTCATCGACGAGATCATTCATCCGCGCAGCACACGTAAACGGGTGGCGCGCGCGTTTGCCTCTCTGCGGAATAAGAAGCTCGAGAACCCGTGGAAAAAACACGACAATATCCCGCTGTAA
- a CDS encoding multidrug effflux MFS transporter: MDEKPTVRLLDRTTPPNLGTLILLAGLAALSMNIFLPSLAGMADHFDTNYRLIQLSVALYLGVNAILQVFIGPLSDRFGRRPIILGGIVIFLIATLGCIYAPSVEIFLSFRMLQAVIVTGMVLSRAIVRDMVGQDEAASMIGYLTMGMSIVPMVGPAIGGVLDTQFGWQASFWMMFILGLGLLWLTFYDLGETASRTSASFREQVRQYPELFSSLRFWGYVACATFASGSFFAYLGGAPYIASEVYLLPPEWTGIYFGAPALGYFAGNYISGRFSRRFGIDKMILWGSLLCTAGMGASYLTFAFSEGSVEIFFAFMTFIGLGNGLVLPNANAGMLSVRPHLAGTASGIGGAIMIGGGAALSAFAGTLLSPDAGPLPLVTLMLASSVMGVISILFVLRRIQTIG, translated from the coding sequence ATGGATGAGAAACCCACCGTTCGGCTTTTAGATCGAACCACCCCACCAAATCTCGGAACGTTAATCCTCCTCGCAGGACTAGCAGCGCTCTCGATGAATATCTTCCTGCCATCCCTCGCTGGCATGGCAGACCATTTTGACACCAATTACCGCCTCATTCAGCTCTCCGTAGCCCTTTATCTAGGCGTCAATGCGATCTTGCAGGTCTTCATCGGCCCCCTTTCCGACCGGTTTGGTCGTCGCCCGATCATCTTAGGCGGAATTGTGATCTTCCTTATCGCGACCCTTGGATGTATTTATGCACCGTCAGTTGAGATATTCTTATCTTTCCGCATGTTACAGGCCGTAATAGTAACAGGAATGGTCCTCTCACGCGCTATCGTTCGTGACATGGTTGGACAAGACGAAGCCGCCTCAATGATTGGCTACTTAACCATGGGCATGTCGATTGTCCCGATGGTTGGCCCAGCGATCGGCGGCGTCTTGGACACCCAATTTGGCTGGCAAGCCAGCTTTTGGATGATGTTCATTCTCGGCCTAGGCCTCCTTTGGCTTACCTTCTATGATTTAGGCGAAACCGCATCCAGAACCAGCGCGAGCTTCCGCGAACAGGTCCGCCAATACCCAGAACTTTTCAGCTCCCTTCGGTTCTGGGGCTATGTTGCCTGCGCCACTTTTGCATCAGGATCTTTTTTCGCCTATCTCGGCGGGGCACCGTATATTGCGAGCGAAGTGTACCTCCTCCCTCCAGAATGGACAGGCATATACTTTGGTGCTCCCGCGCTCGGATATTTTGCTGGGAATTATATCTCTGGCCGCTTCTCGCGACGGTTTGGCATCGACAAAATGATCCTGTGGGGAAGTTTACTCTGCACCGCGGGCATGGGCGCCTCTTATTTGACCTTCGCATTTTCCGAGGGGTCAGTTGAAATTTTCTTTGCCTTTATGACATTTATTGGCCTAGGAAACGGCCTCGTGTTGCCCAATGCAAACGCAGGCATGCTGTCGGTGCGCCCACATCTCGCAGGCACGGCAAGCGGAATTGGTGGCGCGATCATGATTGGCGGCGGCGCGGCACTTTCGGCCTTTGCTGGCACCCTCCTAAGCCCTGACGCGGGCCCCCTCCCCTTGGTCACCCTCATGCTCGCCTCCTCTGTCATGGGTGTCATTTCTATCCTTTTCGTCTTGCGTCGAATCCAAACGATCGGTTAA
- a CDS encoding helix-turn-helix domain-containing protein — MATQKLYAGVKLRETRTKLGLTQKAFAEKLGVSLPYLNQMENNKRPISTGAVLALAQEFGFDVTTLSIGDSERMVSDMREAFADPVFTDGPPPLADMRLAASNAPALTRAFLDLHRAYRQSHERLASLDEILGREDSRIAPSPWEEVRDFFHYCDNYIDAVDRAAERVADPEHGGITSQDRATDALNALGIQVDFQGDTVLRGFNPVTRTLTLSKFISPPTRRFQLLLQLAFLTQNELLEATLDLARFQTEEAREIAKIGLANYFAGAVLLPYHAFLNAARETRHDLELLAAQFGASVEQVAHRLSTLQRTGAKGVPFYFVRVDQAGTITKRHSATRLQFARYGGACPLWNVHRAFETPGRFLRQLAQTPDGLKYFCLARDVSKPAGSFKAPVRRYAIGLGCEVKHAEHLVYADDFDVKNDRAFEPIGVSCRICERPNCHQRSVPPLEARLKVDHNARGILPYEIQ, encoded by the coding sequence ATGGCAACTCAAAAACTCTACGCTGGGGTAAAGCTTCGGGAAACGCGCACTAAGTTGGGGCTTACTCAGAAGGCGTTTGCCGAAAAACTGGGGGTTTCGCTCCCCTACCTCAACCAAATGGAAAACAATAAGCGCCCGATAAGTACAGGAGCGGTTTTGGCGCTCGCGCAGGAATTTGGCTTTGACGTTACAACGCTTTCCATCGGTGATTCCGAACGGATGGTCAGTGATATGCGCGAAGCTTTTGCGGACCCCGTTTTTACCGACGGGCCACCACCCCTCGCAGATATGCGTCTGGCCGCATCAAACGCACCTGCGCTAACCCGTGCGTTTTTAGACCTCCATCGCGCCTACCGCCAAAGCCACGAACGCCTTGCATCCCTCGACGAGATTCTGGGACGCGAAGATAGCCGCATCGCCCCAAGCCCGTGGGAAGAAGTTCGCGATTTTTTTCACTATTGCGATAATTACATTGATGCAGTTGATCGCGCGGCCGAACGGGTCGCCGACCCTGAACATGGCGGTATCACGTCGCAAGACCGCGCGACGGATGCTCTGAATGCGCTTGGTATTCAGGTAGACTTTCAGGGTGATACAGTTTTAAGAGGGTTCAACCCTGTTACCCGCACCCTAACTCTCTCCAAATTTATTTCGCCACCAACAAGACGATTCCAACTCCTTTTGCAACTCGCCTTCCTAACACAAAACGAACTTCTGGAGGCGACATTGGATCTGGCACGGTTCCAAACAGAAGAGGCGCGCGAGATTGCAAAAATCGGGCTCGCCAACTATTTTGCAGGGGCTGTCCTTCTACCCTACCACGCCTTTTTGAACGCCGCACGCGAGACACGGCACGACCTTGAACTTTTGGCAGCACAGTTTGGCGCATCCGTTGAGCAAGTCGCCCACAGACTATCCACACTTCAACGCACGGGTGCCAAAGGTGTTCCGTTCTATTTTGTACGCGTCGATCAGGCCGGCACGATAACAAAACGCCATAGCGCCACTCGCTTGCAGTTTGCCCGCTATGGCGGAGCCTGCCCGCTTTGGAACGTGCATCGCGCATTTGAAACACCGGGGCGTTTTCTCAGACAATTAGCGCAAACCCCTGATGGGCTTAAATATTTCTGCCTCGCCCGCGATGTTTCAAAGCCAGCAGGCTCTTTTAAGGCGCCCGTCCGCCGCTATGCCATCGGCTTGGGATGCGAAGTTAAACACGCAGAACACCTTGTTTACGCTGACGACTTCGACGTCAAAAATGATCGAGCCTTTGAGCCCATCGGCGTAAGTTGCCGCATATGTGAGCGCCCGAATTGTCATCAAAGATCGGTCCCGCCACTCGAAGCGCGGCTAAAAGTTGACCACAACGCACGGGGTATCCTACCCTATGAAATCCAATAA
- a CDS encoding CoxG family protein has translation MELSDTRILAADRATVWAHLNNPETLAACIPGCEELTGSAEEGFEAVVKQKVGPVKATFKGAVTLSDVDAPNGYKISGEGKGGVAGFAKGEAVVTLRDVAEGTELTYEVEAKVGGKIAQLGSRLIDGFAKKMTAKFFEKFQEIVEKPEG, from the coding sequence ATGGAACTCAGCGACACGCGCATCCTCGCGGCCGACCGCGCAACGGTTTGGGCCCACCTAAACAACCCAGAAACGCTCGCGGCCTGCATCCCCGGATGTGAAGAGTTAACAGGCTCAGCCGAGGAAGGTTTTGAAGCTGTTGTAAAACAGAAAGTTGGTCCCGTAAAAGCAACCTTTAAAGGCGCAGTGACCCTTTCGGATGTCGATGCGCCAAACGGGTACAAAATTTCCGGAGAAGGCAAAGGCGGAGTCGCAGGTTTCGCCAAAGGTGAAGCCGTTGTGACACTGCGCGACGTCGCCGAAGGCACTGAACTCACCTATGAGGTCGAAGCGAAAGTTGGTGGCAAAATTGCTCAACTTGGCAGTCGCCTTATCGATGGTTTCGCAAAGAAAATGACCGCTAAGTTTTTCGAAAAATTCCAAGAAATAGTCGAGAAGCCAGAAGGTTAG
- a CDS encoding YdcH family protein encodes MSHTPHELAEEFPEHIEKMHALKLSDPHFSRLADEYHVCNREVHRAEENVEPTDALNEQEMRKKRMALKDQIWAILSA; translated from the coding sequence ATGTCCCATACCCCACACGAACTCGCAGAAGAATTTCCCGAGCACATCGAAAAAATGCATGCTTTGAAGTTGAGCGATCCGCATTTTTCCCGCTTGGCTGACGAGTATCACGTTTGCAATCGCGAGGTGCACCGCGCAGAAGAAAACGTTGAGCCAACCGACGCGCTAAACGAGCAGGAAATGCGCAAGAAACGCATGGCTTTGAAGGATCAAATCTGGGCAATACTCTCCGCTTAG
- the betA gene encoding choline dehydrogenase, whose protein sequence is MEADYVIVGAGSAGCALAYRLAEAGKDVLVVEHGGSDIGPFIQMPAALSYPMNMKRYDWGYISEPEPHLSDRKLACPRGKVIGGSSSINGMVFVRGHARDFDYWQESGATGWSYADVLPYFKRMEHWHDGGHGGDTEWRGNNGPLHVTRGPRKNPLFAAFVEAGKQAGYPTTDDYNGEQQEGFGPMEQTVFGGRRWSAANAYLRPALKHKNCNLTRAFVERVVIENGRAIGVEVIRNGTKEVISARKEVILSASSINTPKLLLLSGIGPAEHLAEHGIEVVADRAGVGQNLQDHLELYLQFASLKPITLYKYWNLVSKAIIGARWLLSKTGLGASNQFESAAFIRSRAGIEYPDIQYHFLPIAVRYDGKVAAEGHGFQAHMGPMRSKSRGWVKLASSDPADAPKIQFNYMSDPQDWADFRTGIRLTREIFAQEAFGPYVKHEIQPGLSHQTDEELDTFIREEAESAYHPCGTARMGAANDPLAVVDPECRVIGVQGLRVADSSIFPRVTNGNLNGPSIMVGEKAADHILGAGMLAKDTSKPWINPNWENDQR, encoded by the coding sequence ATGGAAGCTGATTATGTCATCGTGGGCGCTGGGTCTGCTGGTTGTGCTTTGGCCTACCGACTTGCCGAAGCTGGCAAGGATGTGTTGGTCGTTGAGCATGGCGGAAGCGACATCGGGCCATTTATTCAAATGCCTGCGGCCTTATCCTATCCGATGAATATGAAGCGCTATGATTGGGGGTACATAAGCGAACCCGAACCTCATCTGAGCGATCGAAAACTTGCCTGTCCGCGCGGTAAAGTTATCGGCGGATCTTCGTCCATCAACGGTATGGTTTTTGTGCGCGGCCATGCGCGCGATTTCGATTATTGGCAGGAATCTGGCGCGACGGGTTGGTCCTATGCCGACGTTCTTCCCTACTTCAAACGGATGGAACATTGGCATGATGGCGGCCACGGTGGCGATACAGAATGGCGGGGCAATAATGGCCCTCTTCATGTGACGCGCGGCCCCCGAAAAAACCCGCTATTCGCTGCATTTGTTGAAGCGGGAAAGCAAGCTGGCTATCCCACAACAGACGATTACAACGGTGAGCAGCAAGAAGGCTTCGGGCCAATGGAGCAAACGGTCTTCGGAGGGCGCAGGTGGTCTGCGGCCAACGCTTATCTGCGGCCCGCTTTGAAGCACAAAAACTGCAACCTGACGCGTGCCTTTGTTGAGCGTGTTGTTATTGAAAACGGCCGTGCGATTGGCGTTGAAGTCATACGGAACGGCACAAAAGAGGTTATTTCGGCGCGTAAAGAAGTCATCCTTTCGGCGTCTTCCATTAATACACCCAAGCTCCTTTTGTTATCTGGGATCGGTCCCGCCGAGCACCTTGCTGAGCATGGAATTGAGGTGGTCGCAGATCGTGCAGGCGTAGGACAAAACCTACAAGATCATCTTGAATTGTATTTACAGTTTGCATCATTGAAACCCATAACTCTTTATAAATACTGGAATTTGGTGAGCAAGGCCATCATTGGCGCGCGCTGGCTTTTGTCAAAAACGGGTCTTGGGGCCTCAAATCAGTTCGAGAGCGCGGCGTTTATCCGCAGTCGTGCTGGCATTGAATATCCGGACATCCAGTACCATTTTCTTCCGATTGCCGTTCGATATGATGGCAAGGTCGCCGCCGAAGGACACGGCTTTCAAGCCCATATGGGGCCGATGCGCTCAAAAAGCCGTGGTTGGGTAAAACTGGCAAGTTCCGACCCCGCCGATGCGCCAAAAATTCAGTTTAACTATATGTCTGATCCACAAGACTGGGCTGATTTTCGAACTGGAATTCGCCTCACGCGCGAGATTTTCGCTCAGGAGGCCTTCGGTCCTTACGTGAAGCATGAAATCCAGCCGGGTTTGTCGCATCAAACCGACGAGGAGCTTGATACATTTATCCGCGAGGAGGCCGAAAGCGCCTATCACCCCTGTGGAACGGCACGGATGGGGGCCGCAAATGACCCACTCGCCGTGGTAGATCCGGAATGTCGGGTTATTGGCGTTCAGGGTCTGCGGGTGGCCGATAGTTCAATTTTTCCTCGTGTGACGAATGGCAATTTGAACGGGCCTTCGATTATGGTTGGCGAGAAGGCCGCGGACCATATTTTAGGGGCCGGAATGCTTGCGAAAGATACCTCGAAACCATGGATTAATCCAAACTGGGAAAATGATCAACGATAG
- the betB gene encoding betaine-aldehyde dehydrogenase, giving the protein MMQQPIASHFVDGAYLEDTSGTKIDVIYPGTGAKIATVYSATPAVIDAALNSAARAQKTWAALSGTQRGQVLLRAAELIRADNYALSVLETYDTGKPLQETLVADATSGAEALAYFGGLAASITGEYIPLADGDFVYTSREPIGVCAGIGAWNYPTQIACWKAAPALACGNALVFKPSEMTPLCALKIAEIMMEAGAPAGLFNVIQGLGDVGATLASDSRVDKVSLTGSVPTGRKVYSSAAAHMKHVTMELGGKSPILIFDDADIEAAVGGAILGNFYSSGQVCSNGTRVFVQKGIKDAFLARLKERLKGVVMGDPLDEAVNFGPMVSERQAEIVEGYIARGMAGGATLFAGGSRNGFTIAPTVFTDVTDDMVIAKEEIFGPVMAVLDFETEEEGLRRANATEFGLSAAVFTRDLARGHRVAAALEAGTCWINTYNLAPVEAPFGGVKASGVGRENSKEAIHHYTQVKSVYVAAGGVDAPY; this is encoded by the coding sequence ATGATGCAGCAACCAATTGCCAGCCATTTTGTCGACGGAGCTTATCTTGAGGATACGTCGGGCACCAAGATTGACGTGATTTACCCCGGAACTGGTGCGAAAATTGCGACTGTCTATTCGGCCACGCCCGCAGTGATTGATGCTGCCTTGAATAGCGCGGCACGGGCGCAAAAAACATGGGCAGCTTTGAGCGGGACACAACGGGGCCAAGTCTTGTTACGGGCCGCCGAGTTGATCCGCGCGGACAATTACGCCCTTTCGGTTTTAGAGACTTATGATACCGGCAAGCCGCTGCAGGAAACGCTTGTTGCGGACGCAACGTCTGGGGCCGAGGCGCTGGCCTATTTTGGCGGGTTGGCCGCCAGCATAACCGGCGAGTACATTCCCCTTGCCGACGGCGATTTCGTCTATACATCCCGCGAGCCGATCGGCGTCTGTGCGGGAATCGGTGCGTGGAATTACCCAACCCAGATCGCTTGTTGGAAGGCCGCTCCTGCCTTGGCGTGTGGCAACGCACTGGTCTTTAAGCCCAGCGAGATGACACCCCTTTGTGCACTGAAGATCGCGGAAATCATGATGGAGGCGGGCGCACCTGCGGGCCTCTTTAACGTCATACAAGGTCTCGGGGATGTCGGGGCGACCTTAGCGTCGGATTCGCGGGTTGATAAGGTTTCCTTAACGGGTTCTGTTCCCACGGGCCGTAAAGTTTACAGCTCAGCGGCCGCGCATATGAAACATGTCACCATGGAACTTGGTGGCAAATCTCCGATACTGATATTCGATGACGCGGATATCGAAGCCGCAGTTGGCGGCGCAATCCTTGGCAATTTTTATTCATCAGGTCAGGTGTGTTCAAACGGCACGCGGGTTTTTGTGCAAAAAGGCATCAAAGACGCGTTCCTCGCACGCTTGAAAGAACGTTTAAAAGGCGTCGTCATGGGCGATCCATTGGATGAAGCGGTTAATTTCGGCCCCATGGTGAGCGAACGTCAAGCAGAGATTGTCGAAGGATATATTGCAAGAGGCATGGCTGGCGGGGCAACCCTTTTCGCGGGCGGGTCCAGAAATGGCTTTACGATTGCGCCAACCGTGTTCACCGATGTGACAGACGATATGGTCATCGCCAAAGAGGAAATTTTTGGCCCTGTCATGGCCGTATTGGATTTCGAAACCGAAGAAGAAGGTCTTCGTCGCGCAAACGCCACGGAATTTGGCCTTTCTGCCGCAGTTTTCACCCGAGATTTGGCGCGCGGGCACCGTGTTGCGGCCGCACTTGAAGCAGGGACATGCTGGATTAATACCTACAATCTCGCCCCCGTGGAGGCCCCGTTTGGCGGTGTGAAGGCCAGTGGTGTGGGACGCGAAAACTCCAAAGAAGCCATCCACCACTACACCCAAGTGAAGTCCGTTTACGTTGCCGCAGGAGGTGTTGATGCGCCATATTGA